A window of Pseudomonas putida genomic DNA:
TTGCTGAAACCGCCGATCTGTACAGCATGCCGCAGCATGCCGCCGACGTGATCCTGGGGCAGGAGTCTGCATGAAGCTGATACTGGCCGACCCGTTCAAGCGCCTGTGGGCCGGGCGTGATGCCTTCGACGCCGTGGAGGCGCTGCAAGGCGAGGTCTATCGCGAGCTGGAAGGGCGCCGCACGCTGCGCACCGAGGTCGCTGGCGAGGGCTTCTTCGTCAAGATCCACCGCGGCATCGGCTGGGGCGAGATCTTCAAGAACCTGCTTACCGCCAAGCTGCCGGTGCTCGGCGCCGGCCAGGAATGGCAGGCCATCCAGCGCCTGCACCAGGTTGGCGTGCCGACCATGACTGCCGTCGCCTATGGCGAACGCGGCAGCAACCCGGCCGCGCAGCACTCGTTCATCATCACCGAAGAACTGGCGCCAACCATCAGCCTGGAAGACTTCAGCATCGACTGGGTCAGGCAACCGCCCGAGCCGCGCCTGAAGCGAGCGCTGATCGCCGAGGTGGCGAAGATGACCGGCGGCATGCACCGCGCCGGGGTCAACCACCGCGACTGCTACATCTGCCACTTCCTGCTGCACACCGACCGCCCGGTGACGGCGGAAGACTTCAAACTGTCGGTGATCGACCTGCACCGCGCGCAAACCCGGGCGAAAATCAGCCGTCGCTGGCGTGACAAGGACCTGGCCGCGCTGTACTTCTCGGCGCTGGATATCGGCCTGACCCAGCGCGACAAGCTGCGTTTCCTGCGCGGTTACTTCCAGCGCCCGCTGCGGCAGATCCTGAAGGATGAAGCCGCGCTGCTCGCCTGGCTGGAGCGCAAGGCGCAGAAGCTCTACGACCGCAAGCAACGTTATGGGGATGCACTCTGATGGCGGGGTGGACACTGGCGCCGGGCTACGAACACCTGGCGGCGGACTTCGGCAGCCTCGATGCGGTATTTGCCCTGCAAGGCGAACGCCTGACCCGCGACCCGCTCAGCGAAGTGGTGCGTATCACGCGTGACGGGGTCAATTACTACGTCAAGCGTTACACCGGGGCCGGCAAGCACATGCGCCGCTACCTAGGTCGGCCGCGAATCAAGGCCGAATGGCAGAACCTCAAGCAGTTCCACAAGTGGGGCATCCCCACGGCCGAGGTGGTGGCCTGGGGCCTGGAGCGCAATGGCTTGGCCTTTGGCCGGGGCGCGATGATCACCCGCGAACTGCCGCGCACCGAAGACCTGTCGGCGCTGGCCGAGCGCAACGATGCGCGCCTGGCCGATCGCGCCTGGGTCGGGCATGTCAGCAGCCAGCTGGCGCGCCACACCCGGGTCATGCACCAGCACCATTTCGCCCATAACGACCTGAAGTGGCGCAACCTGCTGGTCGACGATCAGGGCACACTATTCTTCATCGACTGCCCCACCGGCGATTTCTGGCGCGGCTTCATGTGGCGGCACCGAATGATCAAGGACCTGGCCTGCCTGGACAAAGTGGCCAAATACCACCTGTCGGCAACCCAGCGCCTGCGTTTCTACCTGCAATACCGTGGCCGCGACCGGCTGAATGTGCGTGACAAGAAGCGCATTCGCCAGGTGGTGAGCTTTTTCGAGGGAAGGGAATGACCGATTACCTGGCCAGCGCGGACCTCGCGCTGCTCAAACGCCATGGCCTGGATGACTTCGAGGCGCTGTGGGCGCTGCAACTGGACGCCGTGGACGAACCGAACACCGGCCGCGGTGGCTGGAGCAGCGTGTTCCGCCTGGAGCTCGAAGGCAAGGGCTACTACCTCAAGCGCCAGAGCGACTACCTGACCCGAACCCTGCACCGGCCATTCGGCGAACCGACCTTCGCCCGCGAATTCCGCAATATCAGCCGTTACCAGAAGCTGCAGATTCCGGCCTTGCAGGCGGTGTTCTATGGCGAGCGCAAGCAAGGCGGCACGCACCGGGCGATCCTGATGACTCGCGCCCTGGACGAATGGGCTGACCTCGACAGCCTGC
This region includes:
- the rfaP gene encoding lipopolysaccharide core heptose(I) kinase RfaP — protein: MKLILADPFKRLWAGRDAFDAVEALQGEVYRELEGRRTLRTEVAGEGFFVKIHRGIGWGEIFKNLLTAKLPVLGAGQEWQAIQRLHQVGVPTMTAVAYGERGSNPAAQHSFIITEELAPTISLEDFSIDWVRQPPEPRLKRALIAEVAKMTGGMHRAGVNHRDCYICHFLLHTDRPVTAEDFKLSVIDLHRAQTRAKISRRWRDKDLAALYFSALDIGLTQRDKLRFLRGYFQRPLRQILKDEAALLAWLERKAQKLYDRKQRYGDAL
- a CDS encoding lipopolysaccharide kinase InaA family protein, coding for MAGWTLAPGYEHLAADFGSLDAVFALQGERLTRDPLSEVVRITRDGVNYYVKRYTGAGKHMRRYLGRPRIKAEWQNLKQFHKWGIPTAEVVAWGLERNGLAFGRGAMITRELPRTEDLSALAERNDARLADRAWVGHVSSQLARHTRVMHQHHFAHNDLKWRNLLVDDQGTLFFIDCPTGDFWRGFMWRHRMIKDLACLDKVAKYHLSATQRLRFYLQYRGRDRLNVRDKKRIRQVVSFFEGRE
- a CDS encoding lipopolysaccharide kinase InaA family protein, translated to MTDYLASADLALLKRHGLDDFEALWALQLDAVDEPNTGRGGWSSVFRLELEGKGYYLKRQSDYLTRTLHRPFGEPTFAREFRNISRYQKLQIPALQAVFYGERKQGGTHRAILMTRALDEWADLDSLLARWPQLSDAERNGVLQACGQLARTLHGAGQVHGCFYPKHIFLRQRREGWDAQLIDLEKTRPLLFGMRDRLKDLEPLLRRAPVWGERDVRTLLASYLAQPADGTLVDTWLQRLTQRRREKEAR